In Geotalea uraniireducens, one genomic interval encodes:
- a CDS encoding YceH family protein — translation MEIVLNDTEVRVLGCLVEKELTTPEYYPLSLNSLTAACNQKSNREPVLALDEAEVVRALDGLRFKQLAVVAAEGGRVPKYRHLLAERLRLSPAELALLGELLLRGPQTVGELRTRGERMHSFADLAAVETVLDELAGRTPPLVARLPRQPGRKESRFAHLCAGEPVVVAEEPAPEAARLRVMAENERVAKLEEEVAALRSEVAGLRQLIEEFRAQFE, via the coding sequence ATGGAGATTGTCCTGAACGACACGGAGGTCAGGGTGCTCGGCTGCCTGGTTGAAAAGGAGCTGACCACCCCCGAATACTATCCCCTCAGCCTCAATTCCCTGACTGCCGCCTGTAACCAGAAGTCGAACCGCGAGCCGGTACTTGCCCTCGATGAGGCCGAGGTAGTGCGGGCCCTCGACGGGCTTCGTTTCAAACAGTTGGCGGTGGTGGCTGCCGAGGGGGGGCGGGTTCCCAAGTACCGCCACCTCCTGGCGGAGCGGCTCCGGCTCAGTCCGGCGGAGCTGGCGCTCCTCGGCGAGCTGCTGCTGCGCGGACCCCAGACCGTCGGCGAACTCCGGACCAGGGGGGAGCGGATGCACTCTTTTGCCGATCTGGCGGCGGTGGAGACGGTTCTCGACGAACTGGCCGGTCGGACTCCGCCGCTGGTGGCGCGGCTTCCCCGCCAGCCCGGCCGCAAGGAGTCCCGCTTCGCCCATCTCTGTGCCGGCGAGCCGGTCGTTGTCGCCGAGGAGCCGGCGCCGGAAGCCGCGCGGCTGCGGGTGATGGCCGAGAACGAACGGGTGGCAAAGCTCGAAGAGGAAGTTGCCGCCCTACGGAGCGAGGTTGCCGGGCTGCGGCAGCTCATCGAGGAGTTTCGCGCCCAATTCGAATAG